In Bradyrhizobium sp. G127, one genomic interval encodes:
- a CDS encoding M20 aminoacylase family protein, with amino-acid sequence MPNIELIESYTDELIAIRRDLHAHPEIGFEEHRTSGIVADKLAQWGIEVHRGLGGTGVVGLLKGRGDGKMRIGLRADMDALPMEENTNLSWRSTIPGRFHGCGHDGHTTILLGTARYLAETRNFDGTVAFIFQPAEEGLGGARAMIKDGLFKTFPMDEVYGLHNAPQLDPGQVVMFPGPAMAGADFFDITITGYGSHGAMPEHSRDAIVIAMTLGQALQTIVSRNIDPLQSAVLSITQIHAGSAYNVIPGEARLAGTVRAFSDKIREQVRDRMRTIAAGIAAAFQVEIKVEIRDIFSVLSNHEEQSGFVVDVARDVVGSDNVITQATPKMGSEDFADMLLAVPGAYFWLGHEGSVPLHNPGFILDDGILPVGASLFSRIIETRMPLAAG; translated from the coding sequence ATGCCGAACATCGAACTGATCGAGAGCTATACCGACGAACTGATCGCCATCCGCCGCGATCTTCATGCGCATCCGGAGATCGGTTTTGAGGAGCATCGGACGTCGGGCATTGTGGCCGACAAGCTGGCGCAATGGGGTATCGAGGTGCATCGCGGTCTCGGCGGCACCGGCGTCGTGGGCCTGCTGAAGGGCAGGGGCGACGGCAAGATGCGCATCGGCCTGCGCGCTGACATGGACGCGCTGCCGATGGAGGAAAACACCAACCTGAGCTGGCGCTCGACCATTCCCGGCCGTTTCCACGGCTGCGGCCATGACGGTCACACCACGATCCTGCTAGGCACCGCGCGCTATCTTGCCGAAACGCGCAATTTCGACGGCACGGTGGCTTTCATTTTTCAGCCTGCCGAAGAAGGGCTGGGCGGCGCGCGGGCCATGATCAAGGATGGTCTGTTCAAGACATTCCCGATGGATGAAGTGTACGGGCTGCATAACGCGCCTCAGCTTGATCCCGGCCAGGTCGTGATGTTTCCTGGTCCGGCCATGGCCGGTGCCGACTTCTTCGACATCACCATCACCGGCTACGGCAGTCATGGCGCGATGCCGGAACATTCCCGCGACGCCATTGTGATTGCGATGACGCTGGGGCAGGCGTTGCAGACCATCGTCAGCCGCAATATCGATCCGCTTCAATCCGCCGTGCTGTCCATCACGCAAATTCACGCAGGCTCCGCGTACAATGTCATTCCCGGCGAGGCCAGGCTCGCGGGCACCGTGCGAGCCTTCTCGGACAAGATCCGTGAGCAGGTCCGCGATCGCATGCGCACCATCGCGGCGGGGATTGCGGCGGCATTCCAGGTCGAGATCAAGGTCGAGATCCGCGACATCTTTTCCGTGCTCTCAAATCATGAGGAACAGTCCGGGTTCGTTGTGGACGTGGCTCGCGACGTGGTCGGCAGCGACAATGTGATTACCCAGGCGACACCCAAAATGGGCAGCGAGGATTTCGCCGATATGCTGCTGGCAGTGCCGGGCGCCTATTTCTGGCTCGGCCACGAAGGGTCGGTTCCGCTGCACAATCCGGGCTTCATTCTTGACGATGGAATTCTTCCGGTCGGCGCCAGCCTGTTTTCGCGCATCATCGAGACCCGAATGCCGCTCGCGGCGGGGTAA
- a CDS encoding ABC transporter ATP-binding protein: protein MPLLEVSDLRVSYGKALAIESVSIKVEKGELVGVLGPNGAGKTTLLKAISRSIGSQGTLKFKDQSLDGVAPYDVVARGICHCPEGRKLFSELSVLKNLQLGAYLRSNKAEINADLERVFTLFPVLRERQWQQSSTLSGGEQQMVAIGRALMGRPELLLLDEPSVGIAPRLKGLIFDSIQQIRKDGTAILIVEQDATSTLKITDRVYVLEHGRTIREGTAKEIASDKYIQQVYLGV from the coding sequence ATGCCTCTGCTTGAAGTCTCGGACCTGCGCGTCAGCTACGGCAAGGCGCTTGCCATCGAGTCGGTTTCGATCAAGGTCGAGAAAGGCGAACTGGTCGGCGTGCTCGGCCCCAACGGCGCGGGCAAGACCACGCTGCTGAAAGCGATCTCCCGGTCCATCGGCTCCCAGGGTACGCTGAAATTCAAAGACCAGTCGCTGGACGGCGTCGCGCCCTATGACGTTGTGGCGCGCGGCATCTGCCATTGCCCCGAGGGCCGCAAGCTGTTCTCGGAACTGTCGGTGCTGAAGAATCTTCAGCTCGGCGCTTACCTGCGCAGCAACAAGGCCGAGATCAATGCCGATCTCGAGCGCGTCTTCACGCTGTTTCCGGTGCTGCGCGAACGGCAGTGGCAGCAGTCGAGCACTTTGTCGGGCGGCGAACAGCAGATGGTGGCGATCGGCCGCGCGCTGATGGGCCGCCCCGAACTGCTGTTGCTCGATGAGCCGTCCGTCGGCATCGCGCCGCGGCTCAAGGGCCTGATCTTCGATTCGATCCAGCAGATCAGGAAGGACGGCACCGCGATCCTGATCGTCGAGCAGGATGCGACCTCAACGCTGAAGATTACCGACCGGGTCTATGTGCTCGAACACGGCCGTACCATCCGCGAGGGGACGGCGAAAGAGATCGCGAGCGACAAGTATATCCAGCAGGTCTATCTCGGGGTGTAA
- a CDS encoding M20/M25/M40 family metallo-hydrolase encodes MDPASLPFDTETMLAGLRPWVECESPTWDAEAVNRMLELAARDMAIAGASIEYIAGRQGFGGCIRARFPHPKQGQPGILIAGHMDTVHPVGTLQKLPWRREGGKCYGPGILDMKGGNYASLEAIRQLQTASVATPLPVTVLFTPDEEVGTPSTRDIIEAEAARNKYVLVPEPAFRNAGVTTGRYAIARFNLEAAGKPSHAGAALASGRSAIREMAKQIIAIDGMTSEDCTFSVGVVHGGQWVNCVASNCRGEALSMAKRQSDLDRGVERMLALSGTSNDVTFTVTRGVTRPVWEPNAGTMALYEKARAVGKQLGLDLIHGSSGGGSDGNFTGAMGLPTLDGLGLRGADYHTLNEHIEIDSLVERGQLMAGLLASLQ; translated from the coding sequence ATTGATCCTGCTTCGCTTCCGTTCGACACCGAGACCATGCTGGCCGGCCTGCGCCCCTGGGTGGAATGCGAAAGCCCGACCTGGGATGCCGAGGCCGTCAACCGCATGCTCGAACTCGCGGCGCGCGATATGGCGATCGCCGGGGCTTCCATCGAATATATCGCCGGCCGGCAGGGCTTCGGCGGGTGCATCCGGGCCCGGTTTCCGCATCCGAAGCAGGGCCAGCCGGGCATCCTGATCGCCGGACATATGGACACCGTGCATCCCGTCGGCACATTGCAGAAGCTGCCGTGGCGGCGCGAGGGCGGCAAGTGTTACGGCCCGGGCATTCTCGACATGAAGGGCGGCAACTATGCCTCGCTGGAAGCGATCCGGCAGTTGCAGACAGCATCGGTGGCGACGCCGCTGCCGGTGACGGTTTTGTTCACACCGGACGAAGAGGTCGGCACGCCGAGCACGCGCGACATCATCGAGGCCGAAGCCGCGCGTAACAAATATGTGCTGGTGCCGGAACCGGCATTCAGGAATGCGGGCGTTACTACCGGCCGCTACGCCATCGCGCGGTTCAATCTGGAGGCCGCCGGCAAGCCCAGCCATGCCGGTGCCGCGCTGGCCTCCGGACGATCGGCGATCCGCGAAATGGCGAAGCAGATTATCGCCATCGACGGCATGACGAGTGAGGACTGCACCTTCAGCGTCGGCGTGGTTCACGGCGGGCAGTGGGTGAACTGCGTGGCATCGAACTGCCGCGGCGAGGCGCTCAGCATGGCGAAGCGTCAGTCGGATCTCGATCGGGGTGTGGAGCGGATGCTCGCGCTGTCGGGCACCAGCAACGATGTGACGTTCACGGTCACGCGTGGCGTCACGCGGCCGGTGTGGGAGCCGAACGCGGGAACCATGGCCCTCTATGAAAAGGCGCGCGCCGTCGGAAAGCAGCTTGGCCTTGATTTGATTCACGGCAGTTCGGGGGGCGGCTCGGACGGGAACTTCACCGGCGCCATGGGGCTGCCGACGCTGGACGGTCTCGGCCTGCGCGGTGCGGACTATCACACGCTGAACGAGCACATCGAAATCGATAGTCTTGTCGAGCGGGGACAACTGATGGCGGGACTGTTGGCCAGCCTGCAATGA
- a CDS encoding MFS transporter, producing the protein MTTTKPVQTALYVLALCFALSVVGRGLGESFTVFLLPISQSFGWDRAEVISIYSTAALATGIAAPIIGRLFDHSGPRAVYSLGLALLGGAFLAATYAQKLWQFQISLGLCVGLGAACIGNVPNSILLGRWFGPKLPTAMAAIYSAMGAGVLLVLPLSQVLIDRFGWRGAYQIFCGIALILLVPLLILPWKRFSAGSVTLAKSAAADVIDEGWTLLSAMRHHAFWALFSTFFFTAVGMFSISAQIVAYLVDAGFPPLQAAAAWGFSGVVLVFGMFSVTWLDGRIGRRRSILFSYALSIIGIGLLWLLRYYPNVWLLTAFVLCFGSMMGSRGPLITATALKIFRGERVGTIFGTISIGSGLGAAAGSWSGGLIHDFTGGYDALLLFSLVNVILGMIPFLAVRALRE; encoded by the coding sequence ATGACGACCACGAAGCCGGTGCAGACCGCGCTTTATGTGCTGGCGCTGTGCTTCGCCCTGTCGGTGGTCGGCCGCGGGCTGGGCGAAAGTTTCACGGTTTTCCTGCTGCCCATCTCGCAGAGTTTCGGCTGGGACCGGGCCGAGGTCATCTCCATCTATTCGACGGCGGCGCTGGCCACCGGAATCGCCGCGCCGATCATCGGACGCCTGTTTGACCATTCAGGCCCCCGCGCGGTCTATTCGCTCGGACTTGCGCTGCTGGGCGGCGCATTTCTGGCTGCCACCTACGCGCAAAAGCTCTGGCAATTCCAGATCAGCCTCGGATTGTGCGTCGGTCTCGGCGCGGCCTGCATCGGCAATGTGCCGAACTCGATCCTGCTCGGCCGCTGGTTCGGCCCGAAACTGCCGACCGCCATGGCGGCGATCTATTCGGCCATGGGTGCCGGCGTCCTGCTCGTGCTGCCGCTGTCGCAAGTGTTGATCGACCGATTCGGCTGGCGCGGCGCGTATCAGATTTTCTGCGGGATAGCCCTGATCCTGCTGGTGCCGTTGCTGATACTGCCGTGGAAACGGTTCTCGGCCGGATCGGTGACGCTAGCCAAATCTGCCGCTGCCGACGTCATTGACGAAGGTTGGACACTGCTCAGCGCCATGCGCCACCACGCCTTCTGGGCCTTGTTCTCCACGTTCTTTTTCACCGCCGTCGGAATGTTCTCAATCTCGGCGCAAATCGTCGCCTATCTGGTCGATGCGGGATTTCCGCCGCTGCAGGCGGCGGCCGCGTGGGGTTTCAGCGGTGTCGTGCTCGTGTTCGGAATGTTCTCCGTCACGTGGCTGGACGGCCGAATCGGCCGGCGGCGCTCCATATTGTTCAGTTATGCCCTCTCGATTATCGGCATCGGCCTGCTCTGGCTGCTGCGCTACTATCCGAACGTGTGGCTGCTGACCGCATTCGTGCTGTGCTTCGGCAGCATGATGGGGTCGCGCGGCCCGCTGATAACGGCTACCGCCCTCAAGATTTTTCGCGGCGAGCGCGTCGGCACGATATTTGGAACGATCTCCATCGGCAGCGGACTGGGCGCGGCAGCGGGCTCGTGGAGCGGCGGCCTCATCCACGATTTCACCGGCGGATACGATGCGCTGCTGCTGTTCTCGTTGGTCAACGTGATCCTCGGCATGATCCCGTTTCTTGCGGTTCGGGCGCTGCGGGAATGA
- a CDS encoding ABC transporter ATP-binding protein has product MTALLEVNDVTKRFGGLTAVKGATFTLQKGELTGILGPNGAGKTTLFNLLTGFMAPTSGTITFNGEALHGLAPYKIVNRGMARTFQLCRPFVGMNLLENVLVACMSPRAHGDKDKEERARHLLDQVGLGGRGSEPVETLPYGDLRRLEIARALATRPDLLLLDEPFAGLGSSEIEPLAQLIKRLHREENLTILLIEHKLREFMALVSRVIAMNFGEIIAVGPPEEIVKNPKVIEAYIGKTEDAHASA; this is encoded by the coding sequence ATGACCGCGCTTCTTGAAGTCAATGACGTCACCAAGCGCTTCGGCGGCCTCACCGCCGTCAAGGGCGCGACCTTCACCCTGCAGAAGGGCGAGCTGACCGGCATCCTCGGTCCGAACGGCGCGGGCAAGACCACGCTGTTCAACCTGCTGACCGGGTTCATGGCGCCCACGTCGGGCACAATCACCTTCAATGGCGAAGCGCTGCACGGTCTCGCGCCCTACAAGATCGTGAACCGCGGCATGGCCCGCACCTTCCAACTTTGCCGCCCGTTCGTAGGTATGAACTTGCTGGAGAATGTCCTCGTCGCCTGCATGTCGCCGCGCGCGCATGGCGACAAGGACAAGGAAGAGCGGGCGCGGCACCTGCTCGATCAGGTTGGCCTTGGTGGACGCGGCTCCGAGCCGGTGGAAACCCTTCCCTACGGCGATCTGCGGCGGCTCGAAATCGCCCGCGCGCTGGCAACGCGCCCCGACCTGCTGCTGCTCGATGAGCCGTTCGCAGGCCTGGGCTCAAGCGAGATCGAACCGCTGGCGCAACTCATCAAACGGCTGCATCGCGAGGAAAACCTGACCATTCTGCTGATCGAACACAAGCTGCGCGAGTTCATGGCGCTGGTGTCGCGCGTCATCGCGATGAACTTCGGCGAGATCATCGCCGTCGGCCCGCCCGAAGAGATCGTCAAGAATCCGAAAGTGATCGAGGCCTATATCGGCAAGACGGAGGACGCTCATGCCTCTGCTTGA
- a CDS encoding carboxymuconolactone decarboxylase family protein — protein MSGESEQFKKGLAVRRDVLGKDYVDNSIAKADDFMMAFQNITTEWCWGYAWTRPGLDRKTRSLLNLAMLTALKAPNEIKLHVKGALANGVTVDEIKEVLLHATVYSGIPAGLEAFKAAHEVLKAEGALDKK, from the coding sequence ATGAGTGGTGAAAGCGAACAATTCAAGAAGGGTCTGGCCGTCCGTCGCGACGTGCTGGGCAAGGACTATGTGGACAACAGCATCGCCAAGGCCGACGATTTCATGATGGCGTTCCAGAACATCACCACCGAATGGTGCTGGGGCTATGCCTGGACGCGACCGGGCCTCGACCGCAAGACCCGCAGCCTGCTCAACCTCGCCATGCTGACGGCGCTGAAAGCGCCGAACGAGATCAAGCTCCACGTCAAGGGCGCGCTGGCCAACGGCGTGACCGTCGACGAGATCAAGGAAGTTCTGCTGCACGCCACGGTTTACAGCGGCATTCCTGCGGGCCTCGAGGCCTTCAAGGCCGCGCACGAGGTGCTGAAGGCTGAAGGCGCGCTGGACAAGAAATAA
- a CDS encoding DMT family transporter, producing MTSPSVAVPPSNMKAAGWMAGWLAAMLILLVAGREVTRELNVFQIMEMRSVIGLFMLYPLIHINGGLAGMKTSRPFTHICRNVFHYAAQYGWFVALTLIPLAQVVAIEFTMPIWTALLAVSFLGERLNLWKILAIVLGLVGVIIIVQPGAAQISPGQLIMVMAAVGFGVGIVLVKSLTRTDSAVVIIFWMLTIQSAIGLIPALYSWHWPSAHIWPWIFVIAFSGTYSHYCFTQAMRYADATVVVPMDFLRVPLSAMVGWLIYSERLDAATVVGAALILTGNLLNLKRSAAPARAAT from the coding sequence GTGACCTCACCGAGTGTTGCCGTACCTCCCTCCAATATGAAGGCCGCCGGCTGGATGGCCGGCTGGCTTGCGGCGATGCTGATCCTGCTGGTGGCGGGACGCGAAGTAACCCGCGAACTGAATGTTTTCCAGATCATGGAAATGCGGTCAGTGATCGGCCTGTTCATGCTGTATCCGTTGATTCACATCAACGGCGGTCTTGCGGGCATGAAGACCTCACGCCCCTTCACCCATATCTGCCGCAATGTCTTTCACTATGCCGCGCAATATGGCTGGTTCGTTGCGCTGACGCTGATCCCGCTGGCGCAGGTGGTGGCCATCGAGTTCACCATGCCGATCTGGACCGCGCTGCTCGCGGTAAGTTTCCTCGGCGAGCGCCTCAATCTCTGGAAAATTCTCGCGATCGTGCTCGGGCTAGTGGGCGTCATCATCATCGTGCAGCCGGGCGCGGCGCAGATCAGTCCCGGTCAGTTGATCATGGTCATGGCCGCGGTCGGTTTCGGCGTCGGCATCGTGCTGGTGAAATCGCTCACCCGCACCGACTCCGCCGTTGTCATTATCTTCTGGATGCTCACTATCCAGTCCGCGATCGGACTGATCCCGGCGCTGTATTCCTGGCACTGGCCGTCGGCGCATATCTGGCCGTGGATTTTCGTGATCGCGTTTTCCGGAACCTACTCGCACTACTGCTTCACGCAGGCGATGCGCTATGCGGATGCAACCGTGGTCGTGCCGATGGACTTCCTCCGGGTGCCGCTCAGCGCCATGGTCGGCTGGCTGATTTATTCCGAGCGTCTCGACGCCGCGACCGTGGTCGGCGCGGCGCTGATCCTTACCGGAAACCTGCTGAACCTGAAGCGGTCAGCAGCACCGGCACGCGCCGCAACATAA
- a CDS encoding alpha/beta hydrolase: MSAPVDAPDWRKLTQEELDLGLNNSLAVPETAAIVANWDKLSAEMRARYPQHIDLRYGPRERNRIDLLKTVNGGPTLVFIHGGYWQTRAKENFTFCAAGPMAHGINVALIGYTLAPDATLDDIVDEVRAAIDYLARDLPALGGDPDQIVVSGWSAGGHLSSMVLGHPRIKAGLLISGVYNLELIRHSYLNAKLGLDEAMSHRNSPVKQQGGVNKPLVVVAGSGELPLLREQSAGFAAHRAMYGLPVVYEEIPGANHFTMMDELAAPSGRLTTLVRQLLAR, encoded by the coding sequence ATGAGCGCGCCTGTCGATGCACCGGATTGGCGCAAGCTGACGCAAGAAGAGCTTGATCTCGGATTGAACAACAGCCTTGCAGTGCCCGAAACCGCGGCCATTGTCGCCAACTGGGACAAGCTCTCCGCCGAGATGCGCGCCCGCTATCCGCAACATATCGACCTTCGTTACGGGCCGCGCGAGCGCAACCGCATCGACCTGCTCAAGACAGTCAACGGTGGCCCGACGCTGGTGTTCATTCACGGCGGCTACTGGCAGACCCGCGCGAAGGAGAATTTTACGTTCTGCGCCGCAGGCCCAATGGCCCATGGCATCAACGTCGCCCTCATTGGCTATACGCTCGCGCCAGACGCCACGCTCGACGACATCGTGGACGAAGTCCGCGCCGCCATCGACTATCTCGCGCGCGATCTGCCAGCGCTCGGCGGCGATCCGGACCAGATCGTGGTTTCAGGCTGGTCGGCCGGCGGCCATCTGTCGTCGATGGTGTTGGGGCATCCGCGCATCAAGGCCGGACTTCTCATCAGCGGCGTCTACAATCTGGAGCTGATCCGCCACAGCTACCTGAACGCCAAGCTCGGCCTCGATGAGGCCATGAGCCATCGCAACTCGCCGGTGAAGCAGCAAGGCGGCGTGAACAAGCCCCTCGTGGTCGTAGCCGGAAGCGGCGAGCTGCCTTTGTTGCGCGAGCAGTCCGCCGGCTTCGCAGCTCACCGCGCGATGTATGGACTGCCCGTGGTCTACGAAGAAATTCCCGGGGCAAACCATTTCACCATGATGGATGAACTGGCCGCGCCGTCCGGCAGGCTGACGACGCTGGTTCGGCAGCTTCTCGCGCGCTGA
- the maiA gene encoding maleylacetoacetate isomerase — MSEPVLYGYFRSTAAYRVRIALNLKGLSAEHRFVHLRKGEQTQDAYRKINPAGLVPYWIDDDLELAQSIAIIEYLDETHPKPPLLPADPKGRAISREIALVVASDIHPIGNLRVLNRLIDMKVDEATRAAWSKHWIETGFEAIEARLAHLPGPFALGNQPTLADICIVPQVFNARRFGVNLTPYKRIVGIDAAASKLDAFAAAEPGRQPDAE, encoded by the coding sequence ATGAGCGAACCTGTTCTCTATGGCTACTTCCGCTCCACCGCGGCCTATCGCGTGCGCATCGCGCTCAATCTGAAAGGTTTGAGCGCGGAGCATCGCTTCGTGCACCTGCGCAAGGGTGAGCAGACGCAGGACGCCTATCGCAAGATCAATCCGGCGGGCCTCGTCCCATACTGGATCGACGACGATCTCGAACTGGCGCAGTCGATCGCCATCATCGAATATCTCGACGAGACTCATCCGAAGCCGCCGCTGCTCCCGGCGGACCCGAAAGGGCGGGCGATATCCCGCGAGATCGCGCTGGTGGTCGCCAGTGACATTCATCCGATCGGCAATTTGCGGGTGTTAAACAGGTTGATCGACATGAAGGTCGATGAAGCGACCCGCGCGGCCTGGTCGAAGCACTGGATCGAAACCGGCTTCGAGGCCATCGAGGCGCGGCTGGCGCATCTGCCGGGGCCGTTCGCGCTGGGCAATCAGCCGACGCTGGCGGACATCTGCATCGTGCCGCAGGTGTTCAACGCGCGCCGTTTCGGCGTGAACCTCACACCTTATAAGCGTATCGTCGGCATCGATGCGGCGGCTTCGAAGCTCGACGCCTTCGCCGCCGCGGAGCCGGGCCGCCAGCCTGACGCGGAATAA
- a CDS encoding Lrp/AsnC family transcriptional regulator, which yields MTSLDGFDLKILAALQDDGRLTNQQLADLAGLSASQCSRRRTRLEDEKIIAGYHADLASDALGFHVLAFIQITLATHSPNNAKRFRDLMRRVDEIQEAYSLTGDADYLLKVVLSDLKSLSDIVNNVLMPHESVAHVRSSIVLDRLKATRKLPLKKLGT from the coding sequence ATGACTTCGCTGGACGGGTTCGACCTCAAGATTCTGGCCGCATTGCAGGACGACGGCCGCCTGACCAACCAGCAACTGGCCGATCTGGCAGGCCTGTCGGCGTCGCAATGCTCGCGGCGGCGAACGCGGCTGGAGGACGAGAAGATCATTGCCGGCTATCACGCCGACCTCGCAAGCGACGCGCTCGGCTTTCACGTGCTGGCTTTCATCCAGATCACGCTGGCAACGCACTCGCCCAACAACGCGAAGCGCTTTCGCGACCTGATGCGGCGGGTCGACGAGATCCAGGAAGCTTACTCTCTGACGGGTGACGCAGACTATCTGCTCAAGGTTGTGCTGAGCGATCTCAAGAGCCTGTCCGACATCGTCAACAACGTCCTGATGCCGCACGAAAGCGTGGCGCATGTGCGCTCGTCCATCGTGCTCGACCGGCTGAAGGCGACCCGCAAGCTGCCGCTGAAGAAGCTCGGGACTTAA
- the hppD gene encoding 4-hydroxyphenylpyruvate dioxygenase codes for MGPFPHDAPAAVISEQNPMGTDGFEFVEYAHPEPEKLHALFRLMGFTAVARHKTKAITVYRQGDVNYLVNEQPGTHGTDFVAAHGPCAPSMAFRVVDAKRAYERALALGAEETSERKTLDVPAIKGIGGSLLYFVDRYGAKGSAYDGEFEWLGAKNPQPEGAGLFYLDHLTHNVHRGRMDVWTGFYERLFNFRQIRFFDIEGRASGLFSRALTSPDGKIRIPINEDAGDSGQIEEYLNIYRGEGIQHIACGVKDIYRTIEKLRADGLPFMPSPPETYFEKIEARLPKHGEDVARLQKNGILIDGEGVVDGGHTKVLLQIFSANAIGPIFFEFIQRKGDDGFGEGNFKALFESIEEDQIRRGVLSVNSKSAA; via the coding sequence ATGGGTCCGTTTCCGCACGATGCGCCGGCCGCCGTTATTTCCGAACAGAACCCGATGGGCACCGACGGCTTCGAGTTCGTTGAATATGCCCATCCCGAGCCCGAGAAACTTCACGCGCTGTTCCGCCTGATGGGTTTCACTGCGGTCGCCCGCCACAAGACCAAGGCGATCACGGTGTATCGTCAGGGTGATGTGAACTATCTCGTCAACGAACAGCCCGGTACCCATGGCACCGATTTCGTCGCGGCGCATGGACCCTGCGCGCCGTCGATGGCGTTCCGGGTGGTCGATGCGAAGCGGGCCTATGAGCGCGCGCTGGCGCTCGGCGCGGAGGAGACTTCAGAGCGCAAGACGCTGGACGTTCCCGCGATCAAGGGCATCGGCGGCAGCCTGCTGTATTTCGTCGATCGCTACGGTGCGAAGGGGTCGGCCTACGACGGCGAGTTCGAATGGCTCGGCGCCAAGAACCCGCAGCCTGAAGGCGCGGGATTGTTCTATCTCGATCATCTCACCCATAACGTGCATCGCGGCCGGATGGATGTGTGGACCGGGTTCTACGAGCGGCTGTTCAATTTCCGCCAGATCAGGTTCTTCGATATCGAAGGCCGCGCATCCGGCCTGTTCTCGCGCGCGCTGACCAGTCCGGACGGAAAGATCCGGATTCCGATCAACGAGGACGCGGGCGATTCCGGACAGATCGAGGAATATCTCAACATCTATCGCGGCGAGGGCATCCAGCACATCGCCTGCGGCGTGAAGGATATCTATCGCACCATCGAGAAGCTGCGCGCCGATGGCCTGCCGTTCATGCCGTCGCCGCCGGAGACCTATTTCGAGAAGATCGAGGCGCGGCTGCCGAAGCATGGCGAGGATGTCGCGCGCTTGCAGAAGAACGGCATCCTGATCGACGGCGAGGGCGTGGTGGACGGCGGCCACACCAAGGTGCTGTTGCAGATCTTCTCGGCCAACGCGATCGGCCCGATCTTCTTCGAATTCATCCAGCGCAAGGGTGACGACGGCTTCGGCGAGGGCAACTTCAAGGCGCTGTTCGAATCCATCGAGGAAGATCAGATCCGCCGCGGGGTGCTGAGCGTGAACAGCAAGAGCGCGGCCTGA
- the fahA gene encoding fumarylacetoacetase produces MHPNDPKLRSFIDVDPSSDFPIQNLPYGVFFTPEPPDLRVGVAIGDFVLDLAVLEAAGLIRFENASGVFARPSLNAFMALGPKVWSKTRARISELLRHDHPEFRDNRELRNRALVAQDFAQMHMPIEVQGFTDFYSSKEHATNVGIMFRGKDNALMPNWLSIPIGYNGRASTVVVSGTPIRRPRGQLKPPTADQPSFGPCKRLDFELEMGVVIGQASAMGEMLTEQQAEEMIFGFTLLNDWSARDIQAWEYVPLGPFQAKAFGTSISPWVVTREALEPFRVHGPVQDPVPLPYLQQKGANNYDLQLSVDLKAEKMAKPNTISRTNFKYMYWSSVQQLVHHASSGCAMNVGDLLGSGTISGAEKSERGSMLELSWGGAEPLDLGNGVQRSFLEDGDSLTMRGWCQGDGYRIGFGEVEGTILPAL; encoded by the coding sequence ATGCACCCGAACGATCCGAAGCTGCGCTCCTTTATTGATGTCGATCCGTCATCGGATTTTCCGATCCAGAATCTGCCCTATGGCGTGTTCTTCACGCCGGAACCGCCGGACCTGCGCGTCGGCGTCGCCATCGGTGATTTCGTGCTCGATCTGGCGGTGCTGGAAGCGGCGGGCCTTATCCGGTTCGAGAACGCCAGTGGTGTCTTCGCCAGGCCGTCGCTGAACGCCTTCATGGCGCTCGGTCCGAAAGTCTGGAGCAAGACGCGCGCGCGGATCAGCGAACTGCTGCGCCACGATCATCCGGAATTCCGCGACAACAGGGAGTTGCGCAATCGCGCGCTGGTGGCGCAGGACTTCGCGCAGATGCACATGCCAATCGAGGTCCAGGGTTTCACCGATTTCTATTCGTCGAAGGAGCATGCCACCAACGTCGGCATCATGTTCCGCGGCAAGGACAATGCCTTGATGCCGAACTGGCTGTCGATTCCGATCGGCTATAACGGCCGCGCATCGACCGTTGTGGTCAGCGGCACGCCGATCCGCCGCCCGCGCGGGCAACTCAAGCCGCCGACAGCGGACCAGCCGAGCTTCGGCCCCTGCAAGCGGCTGGATTTCGAACTCGAGATGGGTGTTGTGATCGGGCAGGCGTCCGCCATGGGCGAGATGCTGACCGAGCAACAGGCCGAGGAGATGATCTTCGGCTTCACGCTGCTGAACGACTGGAGCGCGCGAGATATTCAGGCGTGGGAATATGTCCCGCTCGGCCCGTTTCAGGCCAAGGCGTTCGGCACCTCGATCAGCCCGTGGGTCGTGACGCGCGAGGCGCTGGAGCCGTTCCGTGTCCATGGCCCGGTGCAGGACCCGGTGCCGCTGCCTTATCTGCAGCAGAAGGGCGCGAACAATTACGACCTGCAACTCTCCGTCGATCTCAAGGCCGAGAAGATGGCGAAGCCGAATACGATCAGCCGCACCAACTTCAAGTACATGTACTGGTCCTCGGTGCAGCAGCTTGTGCATCATGCTTCATCGGGCTGCGCGATGAACGTCGGCGACCTTCTCGGCTCGGGCACCATCAGCGGCGCTGAGAAGAGCGAACGCGGCAGCATGCTGGAGCTGAGCTGGGGTGGAGCGGAGCCGCTTGATCTCGGAAACGGAGTGCAACGCTCGTTTCTTGAAGACGGCGATTCGCTGACCATGCGCGGCTGGTGTCAGGGCGATGGGTATCGCATCGGCTTTGGCGAGGTTGAAGGAACGATCTTGCCGGCTCTTTAA